The proteins below are encoded in one region of Alistipes communis:
- a CDS encoding S8 family serine peptidase, giving the protein MMKKILLLAGIVSLAACTNDPEETFSQGGGSSAGVKVIYDAEGAVEGQLIVKFRPSAADSLAAALASASATRAGFATADELLAAVGVDGIRPLFGSDPRFEERHRAFGLHQWYVVTFDESLPLREMVGELSHDGRIEVLEYARCPRLKNRFPARPLRSAAAAATRASMPMNDPLLPAQWHYDNTGYQVLVTQAGADVNLFDAWKKNQGSSDIVVAVIDQAVQYTHPDLQANIWVNPNPEDDDLHGYNFVNNTAELDWSYADREEYQGQIYYSNADHGTHVAGTIAAVNDNDRGVCGIAGGRNGAGGVKIMSCQIFGDPDKRSYPTEDAFRYAADNGALICQCSYGYSYSTGSRDEMEAMRQWFMNSSEKAAIDYFIANAGKNDPDSPIEGGVVIFAAGNDGDLFGDVSEYPASYEAVVSVAAMGSDFLPAYYTCYNDEVDITAPGGDLYNSSLGTDNGGVLSTILSDPSVTYYDDERRQGLTDSNVYGYMQGTSMACPHVSGVAALGLSYLSQLGYRMTADAYKKLLLESVHPIDPYLTGTKRYDGPTLLLDEYKGKMGAGYLDANLLLENIKVAFGEKTPPRVTARIANRLLKTDTPTSSVALADYFTDDAVSQYDAVANDESVVRVNVSDGVLRMLPKKVGQARVTVSARGFEGTVVSQSFYVTVRSQSNSADGWL; this is encoded by the coding sequence ATGATGAAAAAGATTCTGTTGCTGGCAGGTATCGTGTCGCTGGCGGCATGTACGAACGATCCGGAGGAGACTTTTTCGCAGGGCGGCGGCTCGTCCGCGGGCGTGAAGGTCATCTACGACGCCGAAGGCGCCGTCGAGGGACAGCTGATCGTCAAGTTCCGTCCGTCGGCCGCCGATTCGCTGGCCGCCGCGCTGGCTTCGGCTTCGGCGACCCGTGCGGGATTCGCCACGGCCGACGAGCTGCTCGCGGCCGTGGGGGTCGACGGCATCCGGCCGCTGTTCGGCTCCGATCCCCGCTTCGAGGAGCGCCACCGCGCTTTCGGTCTGCACCAATGGTACGTGGTTACCTTCGACGAGTCGCTTCCCCTGCGTGAAATGGTCGGCGAATTGAGCCACGACGGCCGGATCGAGGTGCTCGAATATGCGCGTTGCCCGCGGTTGAAAAACCGTTTTCCGGCCCGGCCGCTGCGGAGCGCCGCGGCGGCTGCGACCCGTGCGTCGATGCCGATGAACGATCCGCTCCTGCCGGCGCAGTGGCATTACGACAATACGGGTTATCAGGTGCTTGTCACTCAGGCGGGCGCCGACGTCAACCTGTTCGACGCGTGGAAGAAAAATCAGGGCAGCAGCGACATTGTCGTGGCGGTGATCGACCAGGCCGTCCAGTATACGCACCCCGATCTGCAAGCCAATATCTGGGTCAATCCCAACCCGGAGGATGATGATCTGCACGGATACAACTTCGTCAACAACACGGCGGAGCTCGACTGGTCGTATGCGGACAGGGAGGAGTATCAGGGGCAGATCTACTACTCCAACGCCGACCACGGAACGCATGTGGCCGGCACGATCGCGGCGGTCAACGACAACGATCGGGGCGTTTGCGGCATCGCCGGGGGCCGTAACGGCGCAGGCGGCGTGAAGATCATGTCGTGCCAGATCTTTGGCGATCCCGACAAGAGAAGCTATCCCACCGAGGACGCGTTCCGCTATGCGGCCGACAACGGTGCGCTGATCTGTCAGTGCAGCTATGGATATTCTTATTCGACGGGCAGCAGGGATGAGATGGAGGCCATGCGGCAGTGGTTCATGAATTCTTCCGAGAAGGCGGCGATCGACTACTTTATCGCCAACGCCGGCAAGAACGATCCCGATTCGCCGATCGAAGGAGGAGTAGTGATTTTTGCCGCCGGTAACGACGGCGATCTGTTCGGGGACGTCTCCGAATATCCGGCCAGTTACGAGGCCGTCGTCTCGGTGGCGGCCATGGGATCGGATTTTCTGCCGGCCTATTATACCTGTTATAACGACGAGGTCGACATTACGGCGCCGGGCGGCGATCTCTACAATTCGAGTTTGGGAACGGATAACGGCGGCGTGCTCAGCACTATCCTGAGCGATCCGTCGGTGACCTATTACGACGACGAGCGCCGGCAGGGGTTGACCGATAGCAATGTCTACGGCTATATGCAGGGTACGTCGATGGCTTGTCCCCATGTGTCGGGCGTTGCGGCGCTGGGACTCTCCTATCTTTCGCAGCTGGGCTACCGCATGACGGCCGACGCATACAAGAAGCTGTTGCTCGAAAGCGTCCATCCGATCGATCCTTACTTGACGGGCACCAAGCGTTATGATGGGCCGACGCTTTTGCTCGACGAATACAAAGGGAAAATGGGGGCGGGTTACCTCGACGCCAACCTGCTGTTGGAGAATATCAAGGTCGCGTTCGGCGAAAAGACGCCGCCTCGGGTCACGGCGCGGATCGCCAACCGGTTGTTGAAGACCGATACGCCGACGAGCAGCGTCGCGCTGGCCGATTACTTTACCGACGATGCGGTTTCGCAATACGATGCCGTGGCCAACGACGAGTCGGTCGTGCGGGTGAATGTCAGCGACGGCGTTCTGCGGATGCTGCCCAAGAAGGTAGGGCAGGCCAGGGTAACCGTTTCGGCCAGGGGATTCGAGGGCACGGTCGTGTCGCAGAGTTTCTATGTGACCGTCCGCTCGCAGAGCAATTCCGCCGACGGCTGGTTGTAG
- a CDS encoding signal peptidase II, producing MNFKKITILLLVLLVADQALKIWIKTHMTLDEAIMVVPTWFQLRFIENNGAAFGMRLATGGAFDWGKLALSLFRLAMIGLLGYYLRYLGKRKTPAGVLVGLTLILAGAIGNMIDSAFYGLIFSASTPTEVAHFGGSYAPLMMGRVVDMFYFPLFQWNGVPGWLSFLVDSRNYFFGAIFNLADAYISVAVVYLLIFQYKFFK from the coding sequence ATGAATTTCAAGAAAATCACGATACTGCTCCTCGTGCTCCTCGTGGCGGATCAGGCGCTCAAAATCTGGATCAAGACCCACATGACGCTCGACGAGGCGATTATGGTCGTCCCCACGTGGTTCCAGTTGCGTTTCATCGAGAACAACGGCGCGGCGTTCGGCATGCGGCTCGCGACGGGCGGAGCCTTCGACTGGGGGAAACTGGCGCTGAGCCTCTTCCGGCTGGCGATGATCGGTCTGCTGGGATACTATCTCCGTTATCTGGGCAAACGGAAAACACCCGCCGGCGTACTGGTGGGACTCACGCTGATTCTGGCCGGAGCGATCGGCAATATGATCGACAGCGCATTCTACGGTCTGATCTTCTCCGCCTCGACTCCGACCGAAGTGGCGCACTTCGGCGGCAGTTATGCACCGCTGATGATGGGGCGCGTGGTGGACATGTTCTATTTCCCGCTCTTCCAGTGGAACGGCGTGCCGGGCTGGCTGTCATTTCTGGTCGACAGCCGCAACTACTTTTTCGGCGCCATCTTCAACCTGGCCGACGCCTACATCTCGGTGGCAGTGGTCTATCTGCTGATTTTCCAGTACAAATTCTTCAAATAG
- a CDS encoding TonB-dependent receptor plug domain-containing protein, with amino-acid sequence MTNTLTRLLLTAALCGLFLLSEAQERNAVSAPDPAAPRMPADSISRDYRLDGVVIGTQRPPSPLGSIAEGRFRLLMRNSSALPRFAGSIDPMRILQLMPGVQTAAEGNSGLYVRGNDAGQNLILLNQAPLYAHAHLLGFFSVFNPGQVASFELSKTGGGRIETAMQPATVVVQSREETGVRWGVEGDLGIIASQATVTAPLTDRAALFLSGRRSYTGWLIGALSPKGEDDLNYRLQDYDATLAWQIDDHNKLIVNSHYGDDRTHITYNEGLLGGRLQWYASVSSATLRSELSPTTHMENALYYSRLDTRLTASTTGISAQAPSSIGDLGYKHSTRWHIGRLQLAAGLQYAYRRIRPQHIASDYGGIADAGRGPRYDTHELAPFLAATIPLTHSLTCDAALRYGFYLLQGDGRIASYRHASPQPSLSLDWQVARGSRLRASYNYITQYIHKVPSSNISFSTDFWMAPTRRTPPQHTHHAALGYFAEAAGGRLNFSAEAYYQRMYRVLEYNAPLTGMVNNRYELEQYLHSGDGEAYGMEFMVSYAGRKFNGWISYTLGKSVRQFAALNNGLPFPASLDRRHDLSLAASYMPGERWELSTVFVYASGGAYTPTRDLYIAGGSFVRGHGSYNGARLPDYHRLDLSVTYWLRRKPWRSGINLSLFNLYAHRNPLYISWPVLVDEEKHEYQIHPRRHYLYTVIPSVSWIFKF; translated from the coding sequence ATGACGAATACGCTGACCCGACTGCTGCTCACCGCCGCGCTCTGCGGGCTGTTCCTGCTTTCCGAAGCACAGGAACGGAACGCCGTGTCCGCGCCCGATCCGGCTGCACCCCGAATGCCGGCCGACAGCATCTCGCGCGACTACCGGCTCGACGGCGTCGTGATCGGGACGCAGCGTCCTCCCTCGCCGCTGGGAAGCATCGCCGAAGGACGGTTCCGGCTGCTGATGCGCAACAGCAGCGCACTGCCGCGCTTCGCGGGAAGCATCGACCCGATGCGCATTCTGCAACTCATGCCGGGCGTGCAGACCGCCGCCGAGGGAAACAGCGGACTCTACGTGCGCGGCAACGACGCCGGTCAGAACCTCATCCTGCTGAATCAGGCACCGCTCTACGCCCATGCGCATCTGCTGGGATTCTTTTCGGTCTTCAATCCCGGACAGGTGGCTTCGTTCGAGCTCTCCAAGACGGGCGGCGGACGCATCGAAACGGCCATGCAGCCCGCGACGGTCGTCGTGCAGAGCCGCGAAGAGACCGGCGTCCGATGGGGCGTCGAAGGCGACCTGGGAATCATCGCCTCGCAGGCGACCGTCACGGCTCCGCTCACAGACCGCGCGGCGCTGTTTCTCTCGGGACGCCGCTCTTACACGGGATGGCTCATCGGCGCCCTTTCGCCGAAAGGCGAAGACGACCTGAATTACCGGCTCCAAGATTACGACGCCACGCTCGCATGGCAGATCGATGACCATAACAAACTGATCGTCAACAGCCACTACGGCGACGACCGCACGCACATCACCTACAACGAAGGGTTGCTCGGCGGGCGGCTGCAATGGTATGCCTCCGTCTCGTCGGCCACGCTGCGCAGCGAACTTTCGCCCACGACGCACATGGAGAACGCACTCTACTATTCGCGTCTCGACACCCGTCTGACCGCCTCCACGACGGGTATTTCGGCCCAAGCGCCCTCGTCGATCGGCGACCTGGGATACAAACACAGCACCCGTTGGCACATCGGCCGCCTGCAACTGGCCGCAGGTCTGCAATATGCCTACCGCCGCATCCGCCCGCAGCACATCGCCTCCGACTACGGAGGGATCGCCGACGCCGGACGGGGGCCTCGCTACGACACGCACGAATTGGCGCCCTTCCTGGCCGCAACGATTCCGCTGACGCACAGCCTCACGTGCGACGCCGCACTGCGCTACGGGTTCTATCTCCTGCAAGGAGACGGGCGAATCGCCTCCTACCGCCACGCCTCGCCCCAGCCGAGCCTCTCGCTCGACTGGCAGGTCGCACGCGGCAGCCGGCTGCGGGCCTCCTACAACTACATCACGCAGTACATCCACAAAGTCCCCTCGTCGAACATCAGCTTCTCCACCGACTTCTGGATGGCGCCGACCCGACGCACGCCGCCGCAGCATACCCATCATGCGGCGCTCGGCTACTTCGCCGAAGCGGCCGGCGGGCGGCTCAACTTCTCGGCCGAGGCCTATTACCAGCGCATGTACCGCGTATTGGAGTACAACGCGCCGCTCACGGGTATGGTCAACAACCGTTACGAACTGGAACAGTACCTCCATTCGGGCGACGGCGAAGCCTACGGCATGGAGTTCATGGTCTCTTACGCCGGTCGGAAATTCAACGGATGGATCAGCTACACGCTGGGGAAATCGGTGCGTCAATTCGCCGCCCTCAACAACGGACTGCCCTTCCCCGCTTCGCTCGACCGGCGGCACGACCTCTCGCTTGCGGCGAGTTACATGCCGGGCGAACGCTGGGAGTTGTCGACGGTCTTCGTCTACGCTTCGGGCGGCGCCTATACCCCGACGCGCGACCTCTACATCGCCGGCGGTTCGTTCGTCCGCGGACACGGCTCCTACAACGGCGCCCGCCTGCCGGATTACCACCGGCTCGACCTGTCGGTCACCTACTGGCTGCGGCGGAAACCGTGGCGCAGCGGCATCAATCTCTCCCTCTTCAACCTCTACGCCCACCGCAACCCGCTCTACATCTCGTGGCCGGTGCTCGTCGACGAAGAGAAGCACGAATACCAGATCCATCCGCGTCGGCATTACCTCTACACCGTCATCCCCTCCGTAAGTTGGATTTTCAAATTCTGA
- a CDS encoding DUF4249 domain-containing protein: MKRSVILLFTLLGSCLGKVSTDTEYHRQLVVEGRIEAGGPAEVMLSENLPFLDVITEQTLEAAVVRYAKVTVTSDDGQSEILTGYYDRNYPTRFVYRSARLHGRTGGTYTLTVDYRGRTCTAVTTVPEPIPLRELRAEPVCDSLFTLQALFDDPPAKNAYFAECRTTDPGAYSPALMGVVDDSVLDNGGSVTLTVNRPLQYLKIKDYKQYFRPGETVDVRFSHISSPTFNFWSRLENEMLNAMNPVFPAYENLPSNIKGDARGIWSGYGSSYYRITMPQKNDCKETTVFPPA, from the coding sequence GTGAAACGATCCGTCATCCTGCTGTTTACGCTGCTGGGCAGCTGCCTGGGCAAGGTCTCGACCGATACGGAATACCATCGTCAGCTGGTAGTCGAAGGGAGAATCGAAGCCGGCGGGCCGGCCGAGGTGATGCTCTCCGAGAACCTTCCTTTTCTGGATGTCATTACCGAACAGACGCTCGAAGCGGCCGTCGTCCGCTATGCGAAGGTGACCGTCACCTCCGACGACGGACAGAGCGAAATCCTTACGGGCTACTACGACCGCAACTATCCGACCCGCTTCGTCTACCGATCGGCACGCCTGCACGGCCGCACAGGCGGCACCTATACGCTCACGGTCGACTATCGGGGACGAACCTGCACGGCCGTCACGACCGTCCCCGAACCGATCCCCCTGCGGGAACTGCGCGCCGAACCGGTCTGCGACTCGCTCTTCACGCTGCAAGCCCTCTTCGACGATCCTCCGGCCAAGAACGCCTACTTCGCCGAGTGCCGCACGACGGATCCCGGCGCCTACTCCCCTGCACTGATGGGCGTGGTCGACGACTCGGTGCTCGACAACGGCGGTTCGGTGACGCTGACCGTCAACCGGCCGCTCCAATACCTCAAAATCAAGGATTACAAACAGTATTTCCGGCCCGGCGAGACGGTCGACGTCCGTTTCAGCCATATCTCCTCCCCGACATTCAATTTTTGGAGCCGGCTCGAAAACGAGATGCTCAACGCCATGAACCCCGTCTTTCCGGCCTACGAAAACCTCCCGTCGAACATCAAGGGCGACGCCCGCGGCATTTGGAGCGGATACGGCAGCTCCTACTACCGCATTACGATGCCACAGAAAAACGATTGCAAAGAAACGACCGTTTTTCCGCCGGCATAG
- a CDS encoding RNA polymerase sigma factor yields MKAEESILIERLKKGERTAFNELYGIFWAPLVNYAELIVGDENADDVVQEVFVRIWVGRDKLRNDGSLRGYLLRAVYRTALNVLRSKNYASSYRSQTKLQIEQQLCTYYDPDENEIIRNLYARQIADELDAVVETLSPKCREVFRMSHFEGLSNREISERLNISVSTVENHINNALRQLRGKLGHLKMFLLLTIYILGQ; encoded by the coding sequence ATGAAGGCAGAGGAATCGATACTGATCGAACGATTGAAGAAGGGCGAACGCACGGCTTTCAACGAACTCTACGGCATATTCTGGGCACCATTAGTCAATTATGCGGAGCTCATCGTCGGCGACGAAAACGCGGATGACGTCGTACAGGAGGTTTTCGTCCGCATCTGGGTCGGCCGCGACAAACTGCGCAACGACGGTTCGCTGCGCGGCTATCTTTTGCGTGCGGTCTACCGCACCGCGCTCAACGTACTACGGTCGAAAAACTATGCCTCGTCCTACCGGTCGCAGACAAAACTGCAAATCGAACAGCAACTCTGCACCTATTACGACCCCGACGAAAACGAAATTATCAGGAATCTTTACGCACGGCAGATCGCCGACGAACTCGACGCAGTCGTCGAAACGCTCTCGCCGAAATGCCGCGAAGTATTCCGTATGAGCCATTTCGAGGGGCTGTCGAACAGAGAGATCTCGGAGCGGCTGAATATCAGCGTTTCGACCGTCGAGAATCATATCAACAATGCGTTGCGGCAATTACGCGGCAAACTGGGCCATCTGAAAATGTTTTTGCTGTTGACGATTTACATCTTGGGACAATAA
- a CDS encoding FecR family protein: MKNEDSQHPFDERIIWKYFDGTATSEEEQELSQWLATSEKHRCEVAELRAVRQRFAKWRSTLYGPARFIRSLNRLNSRIDALENAPCTAQRPHRLSNLFGHIRIHSLLRTAAVVAVVALTGMFAWRTALMPAPITYFNADTTIMHVAMPDGSDIWLTPGSTLCYDETFPTDERRVHLDGEAYFDVEHDAKHPFDVVTPNLRVRVLGTVFSVRSLRGDHMAETTLAEGAVSLQRADGSNLIRLHPGQRAIYDTQDEQLEIKEVPVGDHLALSYGIITLDGVPLRQIADRIEELYGVKLRLVDDDAPDANYNFSFQKDTPIEDVIELLQFISGTRFEILRYPDSD, translated from the coding sequence GTGAAAAACGAAGACTCGCAACATCCGTTCGACGAACGGATCATTTGGAAATATTTCGACGGGACAGCTACTTCCGAAGAGGAACAGGAACTGTCGCAGTGGTTAGCAACCAGTGAAAAACACCGGTGCGAAGTTGCCGAACTACGCGCCGTCCGACAACGATTCGCAAAGTGGCGTTCGACCCTCTACGGTCCGGCGCGTTTCATCCGTTCGCTCAACCGACTCAACAGTCGGATCGATGCGCTCGAAAACGCTCCCTGCACGGCGCAACGGCCCCATCGTCTCTCGAACCTTTTCGGACACATTCGTATACACTCCCTGCTCCGAACGGCTGCGGTCGTCGCAGTCGTGGCCCTGACCGGTATGTTCGCATGGCGTACCGCCCTGATGCCCGCGCCGATCACTTACTTCAATGCCGACACGACAATCATGCACGTAGCGATGCCCGATGGCTCCGACATCTGGCTTACACCCGGATCGACGCTCTGCTACGACGAGACATTTCCCACCGACGAACGCCGCGTACATCTCGACGGCGAAGCCTATTTCGACGTCGAGCACGACGCCAAGCATCCATTCGACGTCGTTACTCCCAATCTGCGCGTGCGCGTGCTCGGTACGGTTTTCAGCGTCCGATCGCTGCGCGGCGACCACATGGCCGAGACGACGCTGGCCGAAGGCGCCGTATCATTGCAGCGCGCCGACGGCAGCAATCTGATCCGGTTGCACCCCGGCCAGCGCGCCATCTACGATACGCAGGACGAACAACTCGAAATCAAGGAGGTCCCCGTCGGAGATCATCTGGCCCTGAGCTACGGTATCATCACACTCGACGGCGTTCCGCTCCGGCAAATCGCCGACCGCATCGAGGAGCTCTACGGCGTGAAACTGCGTCTGGTCGACGACGATGCACCCGATGCCAACTACAATTTCAGTTTTCAGAAAGACACCCCGATCGAAGACGTGATCGAATTGTTACAATTCATCTCAGGCACACGCTTCGAAATCCTGCGGTATCCCGATTCCGACTGA
- a CDS encoding SusC/RagA family TonB-linked outer membrane protein: MKKIGLSLTGWCRMLLCVGLAALPSASLGARGELLADQRLNLNLSFSSASLREVVSAFTEQTGVVFSYETSLGKRTLSDVHVVIQDASLEEMLNTLFYDTGISWKIKDHVVALTAIPSSKKNTSTGPAPSPSANRKPVVTGRVVNEEGEPLVGVNVLVKGTTQGTSTDIDGIYSIAVADDDVLQFTYLGYGSAEWRVGTQTRIDVVLKEDKQMLDEVVVVGYGTVKRRDLVGAVDQVDSKVFSERSNPSISRSLQGAIPNLNISMRDGKPSRAATINIRGTGSIGSGGGALVLIDGVEGDLETVNPQDIASVSVLKDASSAAIYGARGAFGVILVTTKSAEEGETKVTYNGSFSLHARTVKPQLVTDGYEWTTGYINAWNGYYNGQNPLPSYINNIAPYSDSWYKELARRSTDPSLERVRINDKNQYEYFANTDWMDAFYKDFNYSHEHNISVSGGNQNADYYVSGRFYDQDGIYRVGDERYKQYNVRAKGNIRIRPWLRLNNNMDFTVVDYHQPMLYYSLQLPQRMIEHGGQPINPITNPDGTWTYAAVLNGYAGFAEGSSYQQDDKFTMKDKLGIEIDVVKDVLKISGDLSYLFARNKRERVTNMYTGYRGPDTPITVNESQGSTLENLRQDTNYLSSNIYGEYTPKLGDDHTLKLLAGWNLETKKYRGTTIKREGLTVPSKPSFGLMDGLTSDPVVSGYDWSYVGAFFRANYGYQGKYLAEFSCRYDGSSKFPENSKWGFFPSASIGWRLSEEKFMEWSRNWLDNFKIRLSAGSMGNGNIDPYKYIDYMTIKTSTVVIGDALGSYTTAPGAIPLSLTWETATTYDVGFDMDLFRNRLSIGFDWYRRYTTDMYTVGVSLPSVYGTDAPKGNNASLKTNGWELSVGWRDSFELGGKAFSYNVKAMVWDARTWVTEYINPTGALGDYYEGKELGEIWGYRVEGLFRDQEDIDSHAEQSFLQTLDKVTRPGQVKFADLNQDGKIDRGAYTTADPGDLTVIGNETPRYCYGINLGFNWNGIGISTFWQGVGKKDWYPRYDSGFFWGQYNRPFGYMLKQHTGDKVYREELDNWDTAYWPRYTTYQTHQSSVNRPLTINNDRYMQDVSYIRLKNITVDYTFPDRICKKLHIKGLKVWVSGENLWTYSPMFEHCDNYDPEVINAGDSDFRTSEGDGYSYPMLRTVTLGVNLSF; the protein is encoded by the coding sequence ATGAAAAAAATCGGTTTATCCCTGACGGGATGGTGTCGGATGCTTCTGTGCGTCGGGTTGGCTGCATTGCCGTCGGCGTCGCTCGGTGCAAGGGGCGAGTTACTCGCCGACCAGCGTCTCAACCTGAACTTGTCGTTCAGCAGCGCATCGCTGCGCGAAGTGGTCTCGGCATTCACCGAGCAGACAGGAGTGGTCTTCTCCTACGAAACCTCGCTCGGCAAACGGACGCTCTCCGACGTGCATGTCGTCATCCAAGACGCTTCACTCGAAGAGATGCTCAATACGCTGTTCTACGACACGGGCATCTCCTGGAAGATCAAGGATCACGTGGTGGCTCTCACCGCCATACCCTCGTCGAAAAAAAACACGTCGACAGGCCCCGCCCCCTCTCCCTCCGCCAACCGTAAGCCGGTCGTGACAGGGCGCGTGGTCAATGAAGAAGGCGAACCCCTCGTCGGCGTGAACGTATTGGTGAAAGGCACTACGCAAGGGACGTCGACCGATATCGACGGAATCTATTCGATCGCCGTTGCGGACGACGACGTGCTCCAATTCACCTATTTGGGTTACGGTTCAGCCGAATGGCGCGTAGGCACGCAGACCCGCATCGACGTCGTTCTGAAAGAGGACAAACAGATGCTCGACGAAGTAGTAGTAGTCGGCTACGGTACAGTGAAGCGTCGCGATCTGGTCGGCGCCGTCGATCAAGTCGACAGCAAGGTTTTCTCCGAACGTTCGAATCCGAGCATCTCGCGGTCGCTGCAAGGCGCCATTCCCAACCTCAACATCTCGATGCGCGACGGCAAACCCTCGCGTGCAGCAACGATCAACATCCGCGGTACCGGTTCGATCGGTTCGGGTGGCGGGGCACTGGTGCTCATCGACGGCGTGGAAGGCGACCTGGAAACGGTCAACCCTCAGGACATCGCCAGCGTCTCGGTGCTCAAAGATGCCTCGTCGGCTGCGATCTACGGAGCACGCGGCGCATTCGGAGTGATTCTGGTAACGACCAAATCGGCCGAAGAGGGCGAAACGAAAGTCACTTACAACGGCAGTTTTTCGCTTCACGCGCGCACGGTCAAGCCACAGCTGGTAACCGACGGCTACGAATGGACGACCGGCTATATAAACGCATGGAACGGCTATTACAACGGACAGAATCCGCTGCCATCCTACATCAACAACATCGCCCCCTATTCCGATAGCTGGTACAAGGAACTGGCACGCCGCAGCACCGATCCGTCGCTCGAACGCGTGCGCATCAACGACAAGAATCAGTACGAATACTTCGCCAACACCGACTGGATGGACGCTTTCTACAAGGATTTCAACTACTCGCACGAGCACAATATCAGCGTATCGGGCGGCAATCAGAATGCGGACTATTATGTATCGGGCCGTTTCTACGATCAGGACGGCATTTACCGCGTGGGCGACGAACGTTATAAACAGTACAACGTCCGCGCCAAAGGCAACATCCGCATCCGTCCCTGGCTGCGGTTGAATAACAACATGGATTTCACGGTGGTGGACTACCACCAACCGATGCTCTATTACAGTCTCCAACTTCCGCAGCGCATGATCGAACACGGAGGACAGCCGATCAACCCCATCACCAACCCCGACGGGACGTGGACTTATGCCGCCGTACTGAACGGTTACGCAGGCTTCGCCGAAGGATCGAGCTACCAGCAGGACGACAAATTCACCATGAAAGACAAACTGGGCATCGAGATCGACGTGGTGAAGGACGTACTGAAAATATCGGGCGATCTCTCCTACCTTTTCGCCCGCAACAAACGCGAGCGTGTGACCAACATGTATACCGGTTACCGAGGCCCCGACACTCCGATCACGGTTAACGAAAGTCAAGGCAGTACGCTGGAAAATCTGCGCCAGGACACGAACTACCTGTCGAGCAACATTTACGGAGAATACACGCCGAAACTCGGCGACGACCATACGCTCAAGCTGCTCGCCGGCTGGAACCTCGAAACGAAGAAATACCGCGGAACGACCATCAAGCGCGAAGGGCTGACCGTACCCTCGAAACCGAGTTTCGGTCTGATGGACGGTCTTACCAGCGATCCCGTCGTTTCGGGATACGACTGGAGTTACGTGGGCGCCTTCTTCCGTGCCAACTACGGCTATCAAGGCAAATATCTGGCTGAATTCAGTTGCCGCTACGACGGCTCTTCGAAATTCCCCGAAAACTCGAAATGGGGCTTCTTCCCCTCGGCTTCGATCGGCTGGCGCCTGTCGGAAGAGAAATTCATGGAGTGGTCGCGCAACTGGCTCGACAATTTCAAGATACGTCTCTCGGCCGGTTCGATGGGCAATGGCAACATCGACCCCTACAAATACATCGACTACATGACCATCAAAACCTCGACGGTCGTCATCGGCGACGCACTGGGCTCCTATACGACGGCTCCCGGAGCCATTCCGCTCTCGCTGACGTGGGAGACGGCGACCACCTACGACGTAGGCTTCGACATGGATCTGTTCCGCAACCGGTTGTCGATCGGATTCGACTGGTACCGTCGCTATACCACCGACATGTACACCGTCGGCGTGAGCCTGCCCTCCGTTTACGGCACCGACGCACCCAAAGGCAACAACGCTTCGCTCAAAACCAACGGCTGGGAACTCTCGGTCGGTTGGCGCGACAGTTTCGAACTGGGCGGCAAGGCTTTCAGCTACAACGTCAAAGCGATGGTATGGGATGCCCGCACATGGGTGACCGAATACATCAACCCGACGGGCGCACTGGGCGATTACTACGAAGGCAAGGAGCTGGGCGAAATCTGGGGCTACCGCGTAGAAGGTCTTTTCCGCGATCAGGAAGACATCGACTCGCACGCCGAGCAGTCGTTCTTGCAAACGCTCGACAAGGTGACCCGACCGGGACAAGTCAAATTCGCCGACCTGAATCAGGACGGTAAAATCGATCGGGGCGCCTACACGACCGCTGATCCGGGCGATCTTACCGTCATCGGCAACGAAACACCCCGTTACTGCTATGGCATCAATCTGGGATTCAACTGGAACGGTATCGGCATCTCGACCTTCTGGCAAGGCGTCGGCAAAAAGGATTGGTATCCGCGTTACGACTCGGGATTCTTCTGGGGCCAGTACAACCGTCCGTTCGGCTACATGCTCAAACAGCACACGGGCGACAAGGTCTATCGCGAAGAGCTCGACAACTGGGACACGGCCTATTGGCCCCGCTACACGACCTACCAGACCCACCAGTCATCGGTCAACCGTCCGCTGACGATCAACAACGACCGCTATATGCAGGATGTGTCGTATATCCGGCTGAAAAACATCACGGTCGACTATACCTTCCCCGATCGCATCTGCAAGAAACTACACATCAAAGGGTTAAAAGTATGGGTGTCGGGCGAGAACCTATGGACCTATTCGCCCATGTTCGAACACTGCGACAACTACGATCCCGAAGTGATCAACGCCGGAGACTCGGATTTCCGCACCTCCGAAGGCGACGGTTACAGTTATCCGATGCTGCGTACCGTGACACTGGGAGTCAACCTTTCCTTCTAA